The following coding sequences lie in one Planctomycetia bacterium genomic window:
- a CDS encoding sugar phosphate isomerase/epimerase — MTSPASIPRRDLLLQSAGALGLAAWGGVAVTEPSARAATAVESKRPADEPFGYCLNTSTIREKKIGIVAELEIAAKVGYHAVEPWMKQLEEYVSGGGSLKDLGKRIVDLGLTIESAIGFAQWIVDDDAARAAGLEAAKRDMAMLVEIGGKRLAAPPVGAQKIANMNLFVVAERYRKLLELGAQMGIVPELEVWGHSQTLGRLGEAVLVAIEAGHPQACLLPDIYHIFKGGSEFTGLKLLSGQAIHVFHVNDYPASPSRAEQTDADRVYPGDGVAPLKEIFRTLHTNGFRGYLSLELFNREYWKQDPELVAKTGLEKTRAVVRSAFA, encoded by the coding sequence GCCTGCTTCGATTCCGCGTCGCGATCTACTGCTGCAATCCGCCGGAGCACTCGGCCTAGCCGCTTGGGGAGGAGTTGCCGTGACGGAACCATCGGCCCGCGCCGCGACCGCAGTCGAAAGCAAGCGACCGGCCGATGAGCCGTTCGGCTATTGCCTCAATACGAGCACGATCCGCGAGAAGAAGATCGGCATCGTCGCCGAATTGGAAATCGCCGCCAAGGTCGGCTACCACGCGGTCGAGCCGTGGATGAAGCAGTTGGAAGAATACGTGAGCGGCGGCGGCTCGCTGAAAGACCTCGGCAAGCGGATCGTCGACCTCGGGCTGACGATCGAAAGCGCGATCGGCTTCGCGCAGTGGATCGTCGACGACGATGCGGCCCGCGCCGCCGGCCTGGAAGCGGCGAAGCGCGATATGGCGATGCTCGTCGAGATCGGCGGCAAGCGTTTGGCCGCGCCGCCGGTCGGTGCGCAGAAGATCGCGAACATGAACTTGTTCGTCGTCGCCGAGCGTTATCGCAAGCTGCTCGAGCTCGGCGCGCAGATGGGAATCGTGCCGGAGCTGGAAGTGTGGGGCCACTCGCAAACGCTCGGCCGGCTCGGCGAAGCGGTGCTCGTAGCCATCGAAGCCGGGCACCCGCAAGCTTGCCTGCTGCCCGACATCTATCACATCTTCAAAGGCGGCAGCGAATTCACCGGCTTGAAGCTTCTCAGCGGTCAGGCAATCCACGTTTTCCACGTCAACGACTATCCCGCCTCTCCCTCGCGCGCCGAACAAACCGACGCCGACCGCGTGTATCCCGGCGACGGCGTGGCGCCGCTCAAGGAGATCTTCCGCACGCTGCATACGAACGGCTTCCGAGGTTATCTATCGCTGGAGTTGTTCAATCGGGAGTATTGGAAACAAGATCCGGAGCTCGTCGCGAAGACGGGCCTGGAAAAGACCCGCGCCGTAGTGCGAAGTGCGTTTGCATGA
- a CDS encoding GTPase domain-containing protein has product MSFDFTLWSVGIRGLCDALAALRPQAEELGVASPEREEWHQLLLHKLRPQSFGTPPLVVAVVGGTNIGKSAIFNQLAGEDASSVSPLAAGTKHPVCLCPAGTTDDGLLRSLFEEFTLKPWSAAADALASAEEHFLFWRASAAVPQKLLLLDTPDIDSDAQVNWQRADAVRQTADVLIAVLTQQKYNDAAVKKFFTRAAEADKAVIIVFNQIDLALDRDIWPTWAEVFCRDTGVKPVRIYAVPYDRRGSQTRGLTFYDIGDEGRSQLPAPTDLGRELADLRYDELKARTLRGALKRVVDPRIGVERYLAEVRETSRRFAAAREALADAHRVTTAWPGLPASVLVGEIQHWWDARRGEWSRTIHGFYRKIGSAVTAPVKRLWRGPSDAAGDPLAEYRRREQAVIIEGVSRLLDELERLANVGNEILRPRVTKLLGGTAREEYLRRINAAYAQLPAVDDEFRNWVGQELEKFERDHPRAASWLRSFDTAAAFARPAITVSLALTGVWLPAGDVLGQTFVHVAGQTAGEIATTVVVAGSGEAMVGAAGTGLKHAAGQLFRRLQSDHARRRALALTAIFERELLGELLAELQRGASVGNGAEWRAAAEAATTLRALAS; this is encoded by the coding sequence ATGAGTTTCGATTTCACTCTGTGGTCGGTCGGAATCCGCGGTTTGTGCGACGCGCTCGCCGCGCTCCGTCCGCAAGCGGAGGAGCTCGGCGTCGCGTCGCCGGAGCGCGAAGAGTGGCATCAACTCCTGCTGCATAAGCTCCGGCCGCAATCGTTCGGCACGCCGCCGCTGGTGGTCGCCGTGGTCGGCGGAACGAACATCGGCAAGTCGGCGATCTTCAATCAACTCGCCGGCGAAGACGCCAGTTCGGTGAGCCCGCTGGCGGCAGGCACGAAACATCCGGTCTGCTTGTGCCCGGCCGGCACTACCGACGACGGACTTCTGCGATCTCTTTTCGAGGAGTTCACGCTCAAGCCTTGGAGCGCCGCGGCCGATGCCCTAGCCTCGGCCGAAGAACACTTCTTATTCTGGCGTGCGAGCGCCGCGGTGCCGCAGAAACTCTTGTTGCTCGATACGCCCGATATCGATTCCGACGCGCAAGTGAATTGGCAACGGGCCGACGCCGTACGACAGACGGCCGATGTGCTGATCGCCGTGTTGACTCAGCAGAAATACAACGACGCGGCCGTGAAGAAATTCTTCACCCGCGCCGCCGAGGCCGATAAGGCGGTCATCATCGTCTTCAACCAAATCGATCTCGCGCTCGATCGCGACATCTGGCCGACCTGGGCCGAAGTCTTCTGCCGCGATACGGGCGTGAAGCCGGTGCGAATTTATGCCGTACCGTACGATCGCCGCGGCTCGCAAACCCGCGGCCTCACGTTCTACGACATCGGCGACGAAGGCCGCTCGCAGCTGCCCGCGCCGACCGATCTCGGCCGCGAACTCGCCGACCTGCGCTACGACGAGCTCAAAGCCCGGACGCTGCGCGGGGCTCTGAAGCGCGTGGTCGATCCTCGAATCGGCGTGGAGCGTTATCTCGCCGAAGTGCGCGAGACGAGCCGGCGTTTCGCGGCGGCGCGCGAGGCGTTGGCCGATGCCCATCGCGTGACGACGGCGTGGCCCGGCCTGCCGGCGAGCGTGCTGGTCGGCGAGATTCAACACTGGTGGGACGCGCGGCGCGGCGAATGGTCGCGCACCATTCACGGTTTCTATCGCAAGATCGGCAGCGCGGTCACGGCACCGGTGAAGCGGCTCTGGCGCGGGCCGAGCGATGCCGCTGGCGATCCGCTGGCCGAGTATCGTCGGCGCGAGCAGGCCGTGATTATCGAAGGGGTTTCGCGATTGCTCGACGAATTGGAGCGGTTGGCGAACGTCGGCAACGAGATTCTTCGTCCGCGGGTGACGAAGCTCCTCGGCGGCACGGCACGCGAAGAATACCTCCGTCGGATCAACGCAGCGTACGCGCAGCTGCCGGCCGTCGACGATGAGTTTCGCAATTGGGTGGGTCAAGAACTCGAAAAGTTCGAGCGCGATCATCCTCGGGCCGCGTCGTGGCTTCGTTCGTTCGACACGGCCGCGGCATTCGCGCGACCGGCGATCACGGTCTCGCTCGCCCTCACCGGCGTCTGGCTTCCGGCCGGCGATGTCCTTGGGCAGACGTTCGTACACGTCGCCGGGCAAACGGCCGGCGAGATTGCGACCACGGTCGTCGTCGCCGGAAGCGGCGAAGCGATGGTCGGCGCCGCCGGTACCGGCTTGAAGCATGCTGCGGGCCAGCTCTTCCGCCGGCTGCAAAGCGATCATGCCCGACGTCGCGCTCTGGCTCTCACCGCGATCTTCGAGCGCGAGTTGCTCGGCGAGCTCCTCGCGGAGTTGCAGCGCGGAGCCTCGGTCGGGAATGGAGCGGAGTGGCGAGCCGCGGCGGAAGCGGCGACGACGCTCCGCGCGTTGGCATCGTAG
- a CDS encoding DUF4332 domain-containing protein, whose translation MSLLYRVVFAAACKNTHHRLVLDALRHVRDPRADVWRDLFLFYYETLLKGAKAPDDEFKDFVNHVLHVRDNYWGGAVKSAQLWYKLALDALRNQDWKEAVYSAGVLSHYFTDPFMPLHTAQSESEGKVHRPAEWSVAQSYVELQNIIEQDLGGYPHVEVPATTTWLADLMRYGAEEATKHYETILEHYNLSAGVKDPLKGLDQELKDRIAGQIALAAGSFASVLDRLWAEAKVEPPQKSLTVETFVSTAIVPIFWITKKLTDVKDKAAVMAIYDEVQRTGKVVQTLPEDERVVRRLHAEQVLKKPMKELDAEKPKSTGTEYGKGASPRTRSNRARIVKLPSLFALPAMPRMRMPTVRVPSFAAMKSAAGKMHMPKLSKPSIGMPSMAGATSGAKAALAKLGKLPKWRKTKTAEAEAGVAPEAETAKVKKPAESILRRTPPTTDLDAPRTSTQTPSATIRRTDPPGETPPKPSDARREGTGTQRKFYLEIGSRIEDAPSIGPKLARRLEAIDIHTVSDLLECDPRQTAPLLKASFIDAALVARWQKEAEFVCRVPRLRGHDAQILVGSGVDDVEDLLGRKAAPLLEEIEEFLTTQAGEKILRGNARPDLAEVEQWLEQAHDARPLLTA comes from the coding sequence GTGTCGTTGCTGTATCGCGTCGTATTCGCCGCCGCTTGCAAGAACACGCACCATCGACTCGTGCTCGATGCGCTGCGCCACGTGCGCGATCCGCGCGCCGACGTCTGGCGCGACCTGTTTCTCTTCTATTACGAAACGCTGCTCAAAGGGGCCAAGGCTCCCGACGACGAATTCAAAGACTTCGTCAACCATGTGCTGCACGTGCGCGACAACTATTGGGGCGGCGCCGTTAAGTCCGCTCAGCTGTGGTATAAGCTCGCGCTCGATGCCCTGCGCAATCAAGATTGGAAGGAAGCGGTCTACTCGGCCGGTGTGTTGAGCCACTACTTCACCGATCCGTTTATGCCGCTGCATACGGCCCAAAGCGAAAGCGAAGGGAAAGTGCATCGTCCGGCCGAATGGAGCGTAGCGCAGTCGTATGTCGAACTGCAAAACATTATCGAGCAAGATCTCGGCGGCTACCCCCACGTCGAAGTCCCCGCGACGACGACCTGGCTCGCCGACCTGATGCGTTACGGCGCGGAAGAAGCGACGAAGCACTACGAAACGATTCTCGAACACTACAACCTTTCCGCCGGCGTGAAAGACCCGCTCAAAGGGCTCGATCAAGAGCTCAAAGATCGGATCGCCGGACAGATCGCACTGGCCGCCGGCAGCTTCGCGAGCGTGCTCGATCGACTCTGGGCCGAAGCGAAAGTCGAGCCGCCGCAGAAGTCGCTCACCGTCGAAACCTTCGTCTCGACGGCGATCGTGCCGATCTTTTGGATCACGAAAAAGCTCACCGACGTTAAAGATAAAGCCGCCGTCATGGCGATCTACGACGAAGTGCAGCGAACCGGAAAAGTAGTGCAAACGCTGCCGGAAGACGAACGAGTCGTCCGTCGATTGCATGCCGAGCAAGTGCTTAAGAAGCCGATGAAGGAACTCGATGCCGAGAAGCCGAAGTCGACCGGCACGGAGTACGGCAAGGGAGCCTCACCCCGGACGCGCTCGAATCGAGCCCGCATCGTGAAGCTGCCGTCGTTGTTCGCGCTGCCGGCGATGCCGCGGATGCGCATGCCGACGGTTCGCGTCCCGTCGTTCGCTGCCATGAAGTCGGCTGCCGGCAAGATGCACATGCCGAAATTGAGCAAGCCGAGCATCGGTATGCCTTCCATGGCAGGTGCGACCTCCGGCGCGAAAGCGGCCTTGGCGAAGCTCGGCAAGTTGCCGAAATGGCGCAAAACCAAAACAGCGGAAGCCGAAGCCGGCGTGGCACCGGAAGCCGAAACGGCGAAGGTCAAGAAGCCGGCCGAATCGATCTTACGCAGAACGCCTCCGACGACCGATCTCGACGCCCCTCGTACGTCGACCCAAACTCCTTCGGCCACGATTCGCCGGACCGATCCGCCGGGCGAGACGCCGCCGAAGCCGAGCGACGCGCGCCGCGAAGGTACCGGCACGCAGCGTAAGTTTTATCTAGAGATCGGCTCGCGAATCGAAGACGCTCCGTCGATCGGGCCCAAGCTGGCGCGGCGTTTGGAAGCGATCGATATCCATACCGTGAGCGATTTGCTGGAATGCGATCCGCGCCAGACGGCCCCGCTCTTGAAGGCGTCGTTCATCGATGCCGCACTCGTCGCCCGCTGGCAAAAGGAAGCGGAGTTCGTTTGTCGCGTCCCTCGTTTGCGTGGTCACGACGCGCAGATTCTCGTCGGCTCCGGCGTCGACGATGTCGAAGACTTGCTCGGACGAAAAGCCGCGCCACTACTGGAAGAGATCGAAGAATTCCTCACCACGCAGGCGGGCGAAAAGATCTTGCGCGGCAACGCGCGACCGGACTTGGCCGAAGTCGAACAGTGGCTCGAACAAGCGCACGATGCCCGACCGTTGCTTACGGCGTAG
- the lpxI gene encoding UDP-2,3-diacylglucosamine diphosphatase LpxI (LpxI, functionally equivalent to LpxH, replaces it in LPS biosynthesis in a minority of bacteria.), with protein MTHASASSIMPSKRIGLFAGWGRYPVVVAEALVAQGYEVYCLGVKEHADAAALRPFCKHFQWNGVARFGAAIRYFQKHGIVQATMAGKIHKTRLYRPLVWLHYVPDLRTIRMFYNNFIRTQVDRRDDTLLGTIVKEFAGVGIDFAPATDFAPELLVKFGQLSRRPPTALERKDVEFGWQLAKEMGRLDIGQSVVVKGRNALAIEAIEGTDACILRAGELCSAGKFTVVKVAKPQQDMRFDVPTIGIGTLEQMVRAGASCLAIEAGKTIVIDQEAVCRFADRNGLAIIALEAAAQALTTGEAA; from the coding sequence ATGACGCACGCTTCCGCTTCTTCGATAATGCCAAGCAAACGGATCGGCCTCTTCGCCGGCTGGGGGCGCTATCCGGTCGTCGTGGCCGAGGCGCTCGTCGCGCAAGGCTACGAGGTCTACTGTCTCGGTGTGAAGGAACATGCCGATGCCGCAGCGCTCCGGCCCTTCTGCAAACATTTCCAATGGAACGGCGTGGCGCGCTTCGGCGCAGCAATCCGCTATTTCCAAAAACACGGCATCGTGCAAGCCACGATGGCCGGCAAGATCCACAAGACAAGGCTTTATCGCCCGTTGGTGTGGCTGCATTACGTGCCCGACCTCCGCACGATACGGATGTTTTATAACAACTTCATCCGCACGCAGGTCGATCGCCGCGACGACACGCTGCTCGGCACGATCGTCAAGGAATTTGCCGGCGTAGGAATCGACTTCGCACCCGCCACCGACTTCGCTCCGGAGCTACTCGTGAAATTCGGACAACTCTCGCGCCGTCCGCCGACGGCTCTCGAACGCAAAGACGTCGAATTCGGTTGGCAACTCGCCAAGGAGATGGGCCGGCTCGACATCGGCCAGAGCGTCGTCGTGAAAGGACGCAACGCCCTCGCCATCGAAGCGATCGAAGGGACCGACGCCTGCATTCTTCGCGCCGGCGAGCTGTGTAGCGCCGGGAAGTTCACGGTCGTGAAGGTGGCGAAGCCGCAGCAAGACATGCGGTTCGACGTGCCGACGATCGGCATCGGCACGCTCGAGCAAATGGTGCGTGCCGGGGCGAGTTGCCTCGCGATCGAGGCCGGCAAGACGATCGTCATCGATCAAGAAGCGGTCTGCCGCTTTGCCGATCGCAACGGGCTCGCCATCATTGCCCTAGAAGCCGCCGCTCAAGCTTTGACGACCGGCGAAGCCGCGTAG
- the lpxD gene encoding UDP-3-O-(3-hydroxymyristoyl)glucosamine N-acyltransferase, which yields MAHTLGELARLVDGIVHGDPHQPITGASPIMTAAAGELTLIDKPERLKKLAGSRAAAVLAPPAVIEACGTSLPVAAIEVADAHGAFAKIIAAFRPQRASSSVGISPQAVISPSARVAAGVDIHPGAVIGAEVEIETGAVIHSGAQIMAGSKIGEGTVVFPNAVLYENTIVGPRSIIHAGAVLGAYGFGYKLVAGKHQLTSQLGHVELGSDVEVGANMTIDRGTYGPTRIGEGTKLDDQVMIGHNCVIGKHNLICSQVGIAGSTSTGDYVVMAGQAGLRDHIHIGDKAVLGAMSGVMNDVAAGAVMLGIPATPERDQMLILATVQKLPEMRKQIKALEKSLAQLLASQAVQAPRTDDQAAA from the coding sequence ATGGCCCATACGTTGGGAGAACTCGCACGCCTCGTCGACGGGATCGTGCACGGCGATCCGCATCAACCGATCACCGGCGCCTCGCCGATCATGACCGCCGCGGCCGGGGAACTCACGCTGATCGATAAGCCCGAACGCTTGAAGAAGCTGGCCGGTTCGCGCGCCGCGGCCGTCCTCGCGCCGCCGGCCGTCATCGAAGCGTGCGGCACGTCGCTGCCGGTCGCCGCGATCGAAGTCGCCGATGCGCATGGCGCGTTCGCAAAAATTATTGCGGCGTTTCGTCCGCAACGGGCCTCATCGTCCGTGGGCATCAGCCCGCAAGCCGTGATCAGCCCTTCGGCGCGGGTCGCGGCCGGCGTCGACATTCATCCCGGCGCGGTCATCGGTGCCGAGGTGGAAATCGAAACCGGTGCCGTGATTCATAGCGGCGCTCAGATCATGGCCGGCTCGAAGATCGGCGAAGGGACGGTCGTCTTCCCGAACGCCGTGCTGTATGAAAACACGATCGTCGGCCCGCGCTCGATCATCCACGCCGGCGCGGTGCTCGGCGCTTACGGCTTCGGCTACAAGCTCGTCGCCGGCAAGCATCAACTTACTTCGCAGCTCGGCCATGTCGAGCTCGGGTCCGACGTCGAAGTCGGCGCGAACATGACGATCGACCGGGGCACCTACGGCCCGACGCGGATCGGCGAAGGGACCAAGCTCGACGACCAAGTGATGATCGGCCACAACTGCGTGATCGGCAAGCATAACCTGATCTGCTCGCAAGTCGGCATCGCCGGCAGCACGTCGACCGGCGATTACGTCGTCATGGCCGGGCAAGCAGGCCTGCGCGATCATATCCACATCGGCGACAAGGCCGTGCTCGGAGCGATGTCGGGCGTGATGAACGACGTCGCCGCGGGAGCCGTGATGTTGGGAATTCCGGCGACGCCCGAGCGCGATCAGATGCTCATCCTCGCGACGGTGCAAAAGTTGCCCGAGATGCGCAAGCAGATCAAGGCGCTGGAAAAATCGCTCGCCCAGTTACTAGCCTCGCAGGCCGTGCAGGCTCCGCGTACCGACGACCAAGCCGCGGCCTGA
- a CDS encoding serine/threonine protein phosphatase: MRILAFGDIHGYVTALDALLAAVAPKPEDSLVFLGDYVDRGPDSRGAIDRVMELEKTRRAITLRGNHEQMMMDSRAAPGLLPNWLLNGGTQTLASYRTKPDREGDLLDVPRAHWNFLDHTCVDWFEAGEFFFVHAGVIPTLGLSQQPAEVLRWQKLTPRSQPHFSGKTMVCGHTVQASGLPLDLGFAICIDTGIYLPDGRLTCLDVETGNYWQADQAGNIRTGDLDSDAEAREEAEGY; encoded by the coding sequence ATGCGGATCTTGGCCTTCGGCGATATTCACGGATACGTGACGGCCCTCGATGCGCTGCTCGCGGCCGTCGCTCCGAAGCCCGAAGACTCGCTCGTGTTCCTCGGCGACTACGTCGATCGCGGGCCCGACTCGCGCGGCGCGATCGATCGCGTGATGGAGCTCGAAAAGACGCGCCGCGCCATCACGCTGCGCGGCAACCACGAGCAGATGATGATGGACTCGCGCGCCGCTCCCGGCCTGCTGCCCAACTGGCTCCTCAACGGCGGCACGCAAACGCTCGCCTCGTATCGCACGAAGCCGGATCGCGAAGGAGACTTGCTCGACGTTCCCCGCGCGCATTGGAACTTCCTCGACCACACCTGCGTCGATTGGTTCGAAGCCGGCGAGTTCTTCTTCGTGCATGCGGGCGTGATTCCGACGCTCGGCCTTTCGCAGCAGCCGGCCGAAGTGCTGCGCTGGCAGAAACTCACGCCCCGTTCGCAGCCCCACTTCTCCGGCAAGACGATGGTCTGCGGACACACGGTGCAAGCCTCGGGCCTGCCGCTCGACCTCGGCTTCGCCATCTGCATCGACACCGGCATCTACCTCCCCGACGGCCGGCTAACGTGCCTCGATGTAGAAACAGGAAACTACTGGCAAGCGGATCAAGCAGGCAATATCCGCACCGGCGACCTCGATTCGGACGCGGAAGCGCGCGAGGAAGCGGAGGGGTATTGA
- the sdhB gene encoding succinate dehydrogenase iron-sulfur subunit — protein MTQAAASNNSSSAHSDHDHGHAAPTKFTVRVLRQDTPDAPSYWERHTVVRENDMNVISVLQRIAAQAQTSDGEKTTPVAWDCNCLEEVCGACTMLVNGQTRQACSALVDKLLVDNPEEIELRPMSKFPVLRDLCVTRGRLFRALEKVKAWIPVDGYYDMGSGPRVSPAGQEQAYPLSQCMSCGCCLEACPQYVKVEVKQREGETTEAFRAREKAEFDKNFVGAHAISQVMLFNGHPTGAMNAGERLDALTDEGGVQVCGNAQNCVAVCPKLIPLTTSIGRAGRAATVHTIKKFFDR, from the coding sequence ATGACTCAAGCCGCAGCGTCGAATAATTCGTCCAGCGCTCATTCGGACCACGATCACGGCCACGCCGCGCCGACGAAGTTCACCGTTCGGGTTCTGCGCCAAGACACCCCCGACGCGCCGAGCTATTGGGAGCGGCACACGGTCGTGCGCGAAAACGACATGAACGTCATCAGCGTGCTGCAGCGCATCGCCGCGCAGGCGCAAACCTCGGACGGCGAGAAGACGACTCCCGTCGCCTGGGACTGCAACTGCCTCGAAGAAGTTTGCGGCGCTTGCACGATGCTCGTCAACGGGCAGACCCGGCAAGCCTGTTCGGCGTTGGTCGATAAGCTGCTGGTCGACAATCCGGAAGAGATCGAGCTGCGTCCGATGAGCAAGTTTCCCGTGTTGCGCGATCTCTGCGTGACGCGCGGCCGGCTGTTTCGCGCTTTGGAAAAAGTAAAGGCTTGGATTCCGGTCGACGGCTACTACGACATGGGCTCCGGGCCGCGCGTCTCACCCGCCGGCCAAGAGCAGGCCTACCCGCTCAGCCAGTGCATGAGTTGCGGCTGTTGCTTGGAAGCGTGTCCGCAATACGTGAAGGTGGAAGTGAAGCAGCGCGAAGGAGAAACGACGGAAGCCTTCCGCGCCCGCGAAAAGGCCGAGTTCGACAAGAACTTCGTCGGCGCGCACGCCATCAGCCAAGTGATGCTCTTCAACGGCCACCCGACCGGTGCGATGAACGCCGGCGAACGGCTCGACGCCCTGACCGACGAAGGGGGGGTTCAGGTCTGCGGCAACGCTCAGAACTGCGTCGCCGTCTGTCCGAAATTGATTCCGCTCACGACTTCGATCGGCCGTGCCGGCCGCGCCGCGACCGTGCATACGATCAAGAAGTTCTTCGATCGCTAA
- the sdhA gene encoding succinate dehydrogenase flavoprotein subunit, with translation MAEQRVLIVGGGLAGLAAAMQLAEQGVGVDLMSLTPVKRSHSVCAQGGINSVNDLTRQQGDNEYEHLLDTVYGGDFLQHQPPVKEMTDWGPKIINLMDRLGVPFNRTPEGYRDHRRFGGTLFKRTSFAGATTGQQLHYALDEQVRRWEVAGSVKKYEFWDFLGPILDENGTCRGAVAQDMVSMEIRSFPADAVVVATGGCGLIFGRSTMSMACTGSAVSRCFGAGAKYGNGEFIQVHPTAIPGADKLRLMSESARGEGGRVWVPRKPQDPRNPKQIPEAERYYFLEERYPKYGNLVPRDIATREIFSICTQDGLSVEPDRLCVYLDLTHLPKASLNKLGGILEIYEKFQGVDPREVPMKIFPAVHYSMGGLWVDYARTAAGGLQLGSPKNQVTNIPGLYAIGECDYQYHGANRLGANSLLSCIFSGLITAPGIQSWMKSLKGGSSADQLSSLYESERKRHQEAHNKLLKRPSGGENPYLIHQELGNVMTKAATVVRVNSELRAAYSTVCELQKRAARCSLSDSGNWTNQNVVFTKALVDMFPIARTILKGALQRDECRGAHYKPEFETPGIDATASPAERRRLAGEWIDRFDLNTEKWLKSTVAELQPDGEPKITYEAVDTTLIKPKPRLYGLVGAEVIEQVWKERQEAAKAAGPTANGSSGVGSATPQAAH, from the coding sequence ATGGCAGAGCAGCGTGTCTTGATCGTCGGTGGTGGGCTGGCCGGATTGGCCGCGGCGATGCAATTGGCGGAGCAGGGGGTCGGCGTCGATCTGATGAGCCTCACGCCGGTGAAGCGCTCGCATAGCGTCTGCGCGCAAGGCGGGATCAACAGCGTCAACGATCTCACGCGCCAGCAAGGGGACAACGAATACGAGCACTTGCTCGACACCGTCTACGGCGGCGACTTCCTGCAACATCAACCCCCGGTCAAAGAGATGACCGACTGGGGGCCGAAGATCATCAACCTCATGGATCGGCTCGGCGTGCCGTTCAACCGGACGCCCGAAGGTTACCGCGATCATCGTCGCTTCGGCGGCACGCTTTTCAAACGAACGTCGTTCGCCGGCGCCACGACCGGGCAACAACTCCACTACGCGCTCGACGAGCAAGTGCGCCGTTGGGAAGTCGCCGGGTCGGTGAAGAAGTATGAGTTCTGGGACTTCCTCGGCCCGATTCTCGACGAAAACGGCACCTGTCGCGGGGCCGTCGCGCAAGACATGGTTTCGATGGAGATCCGGTCTTTCCCGGCCGATGCGGTCGTCGTGGCTACCGGTGGTTGCGGCCTGATCTTCGGTCGCTCGACGATGTCGATGGCCTGTACGGGCAGTGCGGTGTCGCGCTGTTTCGGCGCCGGCGCGAAGTACGGCAACGGCGAGTTCATCCAAGTCCACCCGACGGCCATCCCCGGCGCCGATAAGCTTCGCCTCATGAGCGAAAGCGCCCGCGGAGAAGGGGGCCGTGTGTGGGTTCCGCGGAAGCCGCAAGACCCGCGCAATCCGAAACAGATTCCCGAAGCGGAGCGCTACTACTTCCTCGAAGAGCGCTATCCGAAGTACGGCAACCTCGTGCCGCGCGACATCGCGACGCGCGAGATTTTCAGCATCTGCACGCAAGACGGCTTGAGCGTCGAGCCCGATCGGCTTTGCGTTTATCTCGACCTCACGCACTTGCCGAAGGCGTCGCTCAATAAGCTCGGCGGCATCCTCGAGATCTACGAAAAGTTTCAAGGGGTCGACCCGCGCGAAGTGCCGATGAAGATCTTCCCGGCCGTCCACTACTCGATGGGCGGGCTCTGGGTCGACTATGCTCGCACCGCGGCCGGCGGCTTGCAGCTCGGCTCGCCGAAGAACCAAGTCACCAACATCCCGGGCCTGTACGCGATCGGCGAGTGCGACTATCAGTATCACGGCGCGAATCGTCTCGGTGCCAACTCCCTCTTAAGTTGCATCTTCAGCGGCTTGATCACGGCGCCGGGCATTCAATCGTGGATGAAGTCGCTCAAAGGGGGCTCTTCCGCAGATCAGCTTTCGTCGCTCTACGAGAGCGAACGCAAACGCCACCAAGAAGCACACAACAAACTCCTGAAGCGACCGAGCGGCGGTGAGAACCCGTACCTCATTCATCAAGAGCTCGGCAACGTGATGACGAAGGCCGCGACGGTCGTGCGAGTCAATTCCGAACTCCGCGCCGCCTACTCGACGGTGTGCGAACTACAGAAGCGGGCCGCTCGTTGCTCTCTTTCCGACTCCGGCAATTGGACGAACCAAAACGTCGTCTTCACGAAGGCCTTGGTCGACATGTTTCCGATCGCCCGCACGATCCTCAAGGGAGCGCTGCAGCGCGACGAATGCCGCGGCGCGCACTACAAGCCGGAGTTCGAGACGCCGGGCATCGACGCGACGGCCTCGCCTGCCGAACGCCGCCGGTTGGCCGGCGAGTGGATCGATCGGTTTGATCTCAACACCGAGAAGTGGCTCAAGAGTACGGTCGCCGAACTCCAACCCGACGGCGAGCCGAAGATTACCTACGAAGCGGTCGACACGACGCTCATCAAGCCGAAGCCGCGCCTCTACGGCTTGGTCGGCGCCGAAGTGATCGAGCAAGTCTGGAAGGAACGACAGGAAGCGGCGAAGGCCGCGGGCCCGACCGCCAACGGCTCAAGCGGCGTCGGATCCGCGACCCCCCAGGCCGCTCACTAA